A genomic segment from Syntrophotalea acetylenivorans encodes:
- the ileS gene encoding isoleucine--tRNA ligase — MDYKTTLNLPVTDFPMRGNLPKREPQMLEKWQADGLYQKLEETGKTLPNFTLHDGPPYANGHIHIGHALNKILKDVVLKSRRMQGFYAPYVPGWDCHGLPIELMVDKKLGKKKREMSKTEIRKACREYAAEWVKIQSEEFERLGVFGEWDRPYLTMTEHYEASTARELAHFAERGGLFKGKKPIHWCSSCVTALAEAEVEYADHTSPSIFVKFPFADELPEELTELAGRRLSFVIWTTTPWTIPANLAVCLNPELPYAVVETGDELLVLAEGLVASVMSALAIDDYKVVTTFDAKLFERKACRHPFYQRDSLLILGDHVTLEAGTGCVHTAPGHGQDDYVVGLAYGLEILNPVNDYGKYVKDLEFFGGMKLADANEAVNAKLEEVGALLQQSKVSHSYPHCWRCKKPVIFRATEQWFVSMAANDLRDKALQHINDVQWIPRWGQERIYGMIEKRPDWCISRQRSWGVPITIFYCASCREAMTDGKLMHHVADIFEETGSDVWFEKEAAELVPAGTVCPSCGGSEFVKETDILDVWFDSGVSHAAVLENRDYLNTPAELYLEGSDQHRGWFHSSLLASVGTRGVAPYKAVLTHGFVVDGQGKKMSKSTGNVVAPEEVIKKFGAEILRLWVAAQDYRDDIRISQEILQRISDAYRRIRNTARYILGNVHDFDPATDSVADGELLEIDRWALGQLEGLVARVEKSYDDYEFHVIYHAVHNFCSVEMSSFYLDVLKDRLYVSPAKSVARRSAQTAMYRILDALTRLVAPVLSFTAEEIWQELPGEREQSVHLARFPRFESSLIDTDLNERYQQLLAVRSDVSKALELARNDKMVGHSLDARVLLEAPAGPVAELLEEYRQELATLFIVSQAELSTNLETSQVGEAVPGLKIRIEKAQGDKCERCWNYSVTVGADETHPGACQRCREALAAS, encoded by the coding sequence ATGGATTATAAAACGACCCTCAATCTGCCGGTAACTGACTTTCCCATGCGGGGCAATCTGCCCAAACGGGAACCGCAGATGCTCGAGAAGTGGCAGGCCGACGGGCTTTATCAGAAGCTTGAAGAGACAGGGAAAACCCTGCCTAACTTCACCTTGCACGACGGCCCTCCCTATGCCAACGGCCACATCCATATCGGACATGCGCTGAACAAGATTCTTAAGGACGTAGTGCTGAAAAGCCGCCGTATGCAGGGTTTCTATGCCCCTTATGTGCCGGGCTGGGACTGCCATGGTTTGCCCATCGAGCTGATGGTCGACAAAAAACTCGGCAAGAAGAAGCGGGAAATGAGCAAGACCGAGATTCGCAAGGCTTGCCGTGAATATGCCGCCGAATGGGTCAAGATTCAAAGCGAGGAATTCGAGCGTCTCGGTGTGTTCGGCGAATGGGACCGTCCCTACCTGACCATGACCGAGCACTACGAGGCCTCCACCGCCCGCGAGCTAGCTCATTTCGCCGAGCGTGGCGGGCTGTTCAAGGGCAAGAAGCCCATCCACTGGTGTTCTTCCTGTGTCACCGCCCTGGCCGAGGCCGAAGTCGAATACGCCGATCACACTTCACCATCGATTTTCGTTAAGTTTCCCTTTGCCGATGAGCTGCCGGAAGAGCTGACGGAACTGGCTGGGCGGCGCTTGTCCTTTGTTATCTGGACCACCACCCCCTGGACCATTCCGGCCAACCTGGCGGTCTGCCTCAACCCGGAATTGCCTTATGCCGTCGTTGAAACCGGGGATGAGCTGCTGGTCCTTGCCGAAGGGTTGGTCGCCAGCGTCATGAGCGCGTTGGCCATCGACGATTACAAGGTGGTAACCACTTTCGATGCCAAGCTGTTCGAGCGCAAGGCCTGCCGCCATCCCTTTTATCAGCGGGATTCGTTGCTGATTCTCGGCGATCATGTCACCCTCGAAGCGGGTACCGGTTGTGTACATACCGCACCCGGTCATGGTCAGGACGACTATGTGGTCGGCCTCGCTTACGGCTTGGAGATTCTCAACCCGGTTAATGACTACGGCAAATATGTTAAGGATCTCGAGTTCTTCGGCGGCATGAAGCTGGCCGATGCCAACGAGGCGGTCAACGCCAAGCTGGAGGAGGTCGGCGCTCTGCTGCAGCAGAGCAAGGTGTCCCACAGCTACCCTCACTGCTGGCGCTGCAAAAAGCCGGTTATCTTCCGCGCCACCGAGCAGTGGTTCGTCTCCATGGCGGCCAACGATCTTCGCGACAAGGCTCTGCAACATATCAATGATGTGCAGTGGATTCCCCGCTGGGGCCAGGAACGCATCTACGGTATGATTGAAAAACGCCCCGACTGGTGCATCAGCCGCCAGCGCAGCTGGGGGGTGCCGATCACTATCTTCTATTGTGCCAGCTGCCGTGAGGCCATGACGGACGGCAAGCTGATGCATCATGTGGCGGATATCTTCGAAGAAACGGGCAGCGACGTGTGGTTCGAGAAGGAGGCCGCCGAGCTGGTTCCGGCCGGTACCGTTTGTCCCTCTTGCGGCGGTAGCGAATTCGTCAAAGAGACCGACATCCTCGACGTTTGGTTCGATTCCGGAGTTTCCCACGCTGCTGTTCTCGAAAACCGCGACTATCTCAATACGCCGGCGGAACTCTACCTGGAAGGCAGCGACCAGCATCGCGGCTGGTTCCATTCCAGCCTGCTCGCTTCTGTCGGTACCCGCGGTGTGGCTCCCTACAAGGCGGTACTGACTCACGGTTTCGTGGTCGACGGCCAGGGTAAGAAGATGTCCAAATCGACGGGTAACGTGGTTGCTCCGGAGGAGGTCATCAAGAAATTCGGCGCCGAGATTTTGCGCCTGTGGGTAGCGGCTCAAGACTATCGGGACGATATCCGCATCAGCCAGGAGATCCTGCAGCGTATCTCTGACGCCTACCGGCGTATCCGTAACACCGCCCGCTATATTCTCGGCAATGTTCACGACTTCGATCCGGCGACGGACAGTGTCGCCGACGGTGAACTGCTGGAGATCGATCGCTGGGCCCTCGGTCAACTTGAGGGTTTGGTTGCCCGCGTGGAAAAATCTTACGACGATTACGAGTTTCATGTCATTTACCATGCGGTGCATAACTTCTGCAGCGTTGAGATGAGCTCCTTTTATCTCGACGTGCTCAAGGACCGGCTCTACGTGTCGCCGGCCAAGAGCGTGGCGCGACGCAGCGCCCAAACCGCCATGTATCGCATTCTCGATGCCTTGACTCGGCTGGTGGCTCCGGTTCTGTCCTTTACTGCCGAGGAAATCTGGCAGGAATTGCCTGGTGAACGGGAGCAGAGTGTGCATCTGGCCCGTTTCCCCCGTTTTGAAAGCAGCCTGATTGATACCGATCTTAACGAGCGTTATCAGCAATTGCTGGCGGTTCGTTCCGATGTGAGCAAAGCTCTGGAATTGGCCCGCAACGACAAAATGGTCGGTCATTCCCTCGATGCCCGGGTCCTGCTCGAGGCGCCGGCAGGGCCGGTGGCCGAACTGCTGGAAGAGTATCGGCAGGAACTGGCTACACTGTTTATTGTTTCCCAGGCGGAACTCTCCACGAACCTGGAAACCTCCCAGGTCGGCGAGGCGGTGCCCGGCCTTAAAATCCGTATTGAGAAGGCTCAGGGCGACAAATGCGAGCGTTGCTGGAACTATTCGGTTACCGTCGGTGCCGATGAGACCCATCCCGGTGCCTGCCAGCGTTGCCGGGAAGCCCTGGCGGCCTCATGA
- the lspA gene encoding signal peptidase II — protein sequence MINRLRLALPIAGLVVFFDQLSKIFIDRRFAIYESVEVVENFFHITYVRNKGAAFGLFADSAFRVPFFICVALLAVVGIFWYLAQVEDSQRGQQVGLSLVLGGALGNLVDRIRLGEVIDFLDVHWYRHHWPAFNVADIAICVGVGLLLLGLWQAERQAKRD from the coding sequence ATGATAAACCGTTTGCGCCTGGCCCTGCCCATTGCCGGATTGGTGGTCTTTTTCGACCAACTCAGCAAGATCTTCATCGATCGGCGCTTCGCTATCTATGAGTCCGTGGAGGTGGTGGAGAACTTTTTCCATATCACCTATGTGCGCAACAAGGGGGCGGCTTTTGGCCTGTTCGCCGACAGCGCCTTTCGAGTACCGTTCTTTATCTGCGTGGCCCTGTTGGCGGTGGTCGGTATCTTCTGGTATCTGGCCCAGGTCGAGGACTCTCAGAGGGGGCAGCAGGTCGGTTTAAGTCTGGTTCTCGGGGGCGCCCTTGGCAACCTGGTGGATCGGATTCGACTTGGCGAGGTAATCGATTTCCTCGATGTGCACTGGTATCGACACCACTGGCCGGCCTTCAACGTGGCCGATATCGCCATTTGTGTCGGGGTAGGTCTGCTGTTACTCGGCCTATGGCAAGCAGAACGACAGGCGAAGCGGGACTGA
- a CDS encoding rhomboid family intramembrane serine protease — MTIDPREVDEHLKVPLARKRARLWALVLEARGLPYSLEQQGRLWLLRVPEKEQPRALDELRRYETENSHWPPPLTPPMPLQNNSLVTLSLLALLGIFHNLVVLHLPGIHSLNIDLLQLGNADAGAIRAGQWWRAVTALTLHADGLHLLGNLLIGGFFIDRLNRELGIGRGWSLVLMSGTLGNLINAFIQPSNHRAVGLSTAVFGTVAILAVRSVYHHRRSLRRRWPLPLAAALALLGLLGSGGQRTDIGAHLWGFVAGLGLGWLSSLLWPSGPTVNGLSNRLVGLGSAALVVGAWLMAFSQ, encoded by the coding sequence GTGACCATCGACCCGCGGGAGGTGGACGAACATTTGAAGGTCCCCCTTGCCCGCAAACGGGCCCGGCTATGGGCCTTGGTTCTCGAAGCCCGGGGGCTGCCCTACAGCCTCGAACAGCAGGGGAGACTCTGGTTACTGCGGGTGCCGGAGAAAGAACAGCCCCGGGCTCTCGATGAATTGCGCCGCTACGAAACGGAAAACAGCCACTGGCCGCCCCCCCTGACGCCACCGATGCCTCTGCAAAACAACAGCCTAGTCACCCTGTCCTTACTGGCGCTGCTCGGCATCTTTCACAATCTGGTTGTTTTGCACCTTCCCGGGATTCACAGCCTGAACATCGATTTGCTGCAACTCGGCAACGCCGATGCCGGAGCGATCCGTGCCGGCCAATGGTGGCGGGCCGTCACCGCCCTGACCCTGCATGCCGACGGCCTGCACCTGCTCGGCAATCTATTGATCGGCGGCTTCTTTATCGATCGCCTGAACCGCGAACTCGGAATCGGTCGAGGCTGGTCCCTGGTGCTGATGTCCGGGACGCTGGGTAATTTGATCAACGCCTTCATACAACCGAGCAACCATCGCGCCGTCGGCCTGTCGACGGCCGTCTTCGGCACGGTGGCCATTCTAGCGGTGCGCAGCGTCTATCACCATCGCCGCAGCCTGCGGCGACGCTGGCCCCTGCCCCTGGCCGCGGCGCTGGCTCTGCTCGGCCTGCTCGGCAGCGGTGGGCAAAGAACCGATATCGGTGCCCATTTGTGGGGCTTCGTCGCCGGCCTAGGACTGGGCTGGCTGAGCAGTCTGCTCTGGCCTTCAGGGCCGACAGTCAATGGCCTGAGCAACCGACTGGTCGGGTTAGGAAGCGCGGCGCTGGTGGTCGGCGCCTGGCTGATGGCGTTCAGTCAGTAA
- a CDS encoding DUF4911 domain-containing protein, with the protein MLKSYYRLPRRQIGYLRFILESYDGLAFVRTLDNRQALVEIAYPASRREDAQGLLAALAEECSMTAVAPPSASEYPPL; encoded by the coding sequence TTGCTAAAGAGCTACTATCGTTTGCCCCGTCGGCAGATCGGCTATTTGCGATTTATTCTTGAAAGTTACGACGGGCTGGCTTTCGTGCGTACCTTGGATAACCGCCAGGCACTGGTCGAGATTGCCTATCCCGCTTCCCGCCGTGAGGACGCACAAGGCCTGCTGGCGGCGTTGGCCGAAGAATGCAGTATGACTGCGGTGGCCCCGCCGTCGGCCTCAGAATACCCACCTCTGTAA
- a CDS encoding mechanosensitive ion channel family protein, with the protein MSEFFATLEAILRETFLGISLSRFAGAFLVLIGALVLKRVFAHLFVKVIFPLATRTKSRYDDLFLQSIRKPAEFLLVIIGLFVALQILQLPTEPADLRRGAYGLLKGLVTFDIAWALFNLVSILEAFLSGWVSKTESTLDDHLLPFIRKSARAFIVFLALIMTIQNLGYSISGLLASLGIGGLAVALAAKDTLSNIFGSIMIILDRPFHIGDWIKAGDMEGTIEEIGFRSTKIRTFAKTLITVPNNIIANLSVDNISRMPKRRIKITVGVTYETSPEQMRLAVEGIRKLLREHPAIDQDFFLVNFTDFNASSLDILVYCFTKTTVWGEYLDAREDVCLKIMDLLEAHGLEIAFPSRTVYLRGADEEETLPMVEH; encoded by the coding sequence ATGAGCGAATTCTTCGCCACGTTGGAAGCTATTCTGCGGGAAACCTTTCTTGGCATCAGCCTGAGCCGCTTTGCCGGCGCTTTTCTGGTACTGATCGGTGCCCTCGTATTGAAAAGGGTCTTCGCTCACCTGTTCGTTAAAGTGATTTTCCCCCTGGCGACGCGCACCAAGAGCCGCTATGACGACCTGTTTTTGCAGAGTATTCGCAAACCGGCGGAATTCCTGCTGGTGATCATCGGCTTGTTCGTCGCTCTGCAGATTCTGCAATTACCTACCGAACCCGCCGATCTGCGCCGAGGTGCCTACGGTTTGCTCAAGGGACTGGTCACCTTCGATATCGCCTGGGCCCTTTTCAATTTGGTGTCTATTCTCGAAGCCTTCCTCTCCGGTTGGGTGAGTAAAACCGAATCGACCCTCGACGACCACCTGCTGCCCTTTATTCGCAAAAGCGCGCGCGCCTTCATCGTCTTTTTGGCCCTGATCATGACCATTCAGAATCTCGGTTATTCCATCTCCGGCCTTCTCGCTTCTCTCGGTATCGGTGGTTTGGCGGTAGCCCTGGCTGCCAAAGACACCCTGTCCAACATCTTCGGCTCGATAATGATCATTCTCGACCGCCCTTTTCATATCGGCGATTGGATCAAGGCCGGCGACATGGAGGGCACCATCGAAGAAATTGGCTTTCGTTCTACCAAGATCCGCACCTTCGCCAAAACCCTGATCACGGTTCCGAATAACATTATTGCCAACCTGTCGGTGGACAACATCAGCCGCATGCCCAAACGGCGCATCAAAATAACCGTAGGAGTAACCTACGAAACCAGCCCGGAACAGATGCGTCTGGCCGTCGAAGGGATTCGTAAATTATTGCGCGAACATCCCGCAATCGACCAGGATTTCTTTCTGGTCAACTTCACTGATTTCAACGCCTCGTCTCTCGATATTCTGGTCTACTGCTTCACAAAAACCACGGTCTGGGGTGAGTATCTCGACGCCCGCGAGGACGTCTGCCTGAAGATCATGGACCTTCTCGAGGCCCACGGCCTGGAGATCGCCTTTCCCAGCCGCACCGTCTACCTGCGCGGTGCCGACGAGGAAGAAACCCTGCCAATGGTGGAACACTGA